In Rosa chinensis cultivar Old Blush chromosome 1, RchiOBHm-V2, whole genome shotgun sequence, a genomic segment contains:
- the LOC112188661 gene encoding agamous-like MADS-box protein AGL80, translated as MARRKQRMACITNNSARKTTFKKRKNNMMKKLRELSTLCGIEACAIIYSPFDFEPEVWPSSYAIENALKKLKDMPAIEKSRKMLSQESYLKGMISKAYAKLKRVRRENHEKELKAVMFQSLTKGIPQFQNLNLMDMDDLGRLIIQKLNEIDNKKKSLREEVTESQNQTIQLTPIVNMVNPNPHQI; from the coding sequence CCTGTATCACCAACAATTCAGCCAGAAAAACTACAttcaagaaaaggaaaaacaatatGATGAAGAAGTTGAGAGAACTAAGTACTCTTTGTGGAATTGAAGCATGTGCAATAATTTACAGCCCATTTGATTTTGAACCCGAGGTTTGGCCTTCTTCTTATGCAATTGAAAATGCTCTGAAAAAGTTAAAGGATATGCCTGCGATAGAGAAGAGTAGGAAGATGTTGAGCCAAGAAAGCTATCTGAAGGGGATGATCTCTAAAGCATACGCAAAGTTAAAGAGAGTGAGAAGGGAAAATCATGAGAAGGAATTGAAAGCTGTCATGTTCCAAAGTCTCACCAAAGGAAttcctcaattccaaaatcTGAACTTGATGGATATGGATGATCTTGGGCGGCTTATCATCCAAAAATTGAATGAGATTGATAACAAAAAAAAGAGTCTCCGTGAGGAGGTGACCGAAAGTCAGAACCAGACTATCCAACTTACTCCAATAGTGAACATGGTGAATCCAAATCCTCACCAAATATGA